The following proteins come from a genomic window of Fibrobacter sp.:
- the hisH gene encoding imidazole glycerol phosphate synthase subunit HisH translates to MSIIVVDYNAGNLTSVMNALEHIGADAVSSRDPEVIAKADRLIFPGVGAAASAMETLTTTGIGEAIKTVVKAGNPVLGICIGCQIILEESEEDGGVKTLGLIPGKAVRFKDEPGLKIPHMGWNQVNFTREHPIMKGIKSGSDFYYVHSYHPVVPAEYSFAETTYGTQTFQGLIGKDNLIASQFHQEKSGDVGLAMLKNFCDWKV, encoded by the coding sequence ATGTCTATTATCGTGGTCGACTACAACGCAGGCAACTTGACTTCTGTGATGAACGCTCTGGAACACATTGGCGCTGATGCCGTTTCCAGTCGCGATCCCGAGGTCATTGCCAAGGCAGACCGCCTGATTTTCCCGGGCGTAGGCGCTGCCGCTTCTGCCATGGAAACCTTGACTACTACGGGAATCGGCGAGGCCATCAAGACGGTGGTGAAGGCCGGCAATCCTGTGCTTGGTATTTGCATCGGCTGCCAGATTATTCTGGAAGAATCCGAGGAAGATGGCGGCGTCAAGACCTTGGGACTCATTCCCGGCAAGGCAGTTCGCTTTAAGGACGAGCCGGGACTGAAGATTCCCCACATGGGCTGGAACCAGGTGAACTTCACCCGTGAGCATCCCATTATGAAGGGCATCAAGAGCGGTAGCGACTTCTATTACGTACATTCCTACCATCCGGTGGTGCCTGCAGAATACAGCTTCGCAGAAACTACCTACGGCACCCAGACGTTCCAGGGCCTCATCGGTAAGGACAACCTGATTGCCTCCCAGTTCCATCAGGAAAAGAGCGGCGACGTGGGTCTCGCCATGCTGAAAAACTTCTGCGACTGGAAAGTCTAA
- a CDS encoding TIGR02147 family protein, protein MKPITEYRDYRCYMQDFYNERKRSVSFTWREFAQLAGFTSPTYLKLVCEGKSNLSEVGVEKVASAMSLGGFELVYFRYLVRFGQAKSDDDRKAAFASMSDIAKAHKIRVVDSDAFTYFESWKNPVIRELVAMMPGATPEALAEMCWQPVTSDEVRKSLDFMVEVGLLKQKSENEYVQVDKALVSNSEAMPVAVRSMHREMAGYAQKAIDEFDVNERNFTGVTMGIDRSSYEQIVRELESCRRKIVAIANSSQKPDRVYRVNLQLFPLTKGER, encoded by the coding sequence ATGAAGCCAATAACAGAATATAGAGACTATCGCTGCTACATGCAGGATTTCTATAACGAACGTAAGCGGAGCGTTTCGTTTACGTGGCGTGAATTTGCTCAACTGGCTGGATTCACTTCGCCTACTTACTTAAAGTTGGTATGCGAAGGAAAGAGCAATTTAAGCGAAGTTGGTGTTGAAAAGGTTGCCTCGGCCATGAGCTTGGGCGGCTTTGAATTGGTTTATTTCCGTTACTTGGTTCGTTTCGGCCAGGCGAAGTCTGATGACGATCGTAAGGCGGCCTTTGCTAGCATGAGTGATATAGCGAAGGCCCATAAAATTCGTGTGGTTGATAGCGATGCGTTTACGTACTTTGAATCCTGGAAAAATCCTGTGATTCGCGAATTGGTGGCTATGATGCCAGGGGCCACGCCAGAGGCGCTTGCGGAAATGTGCTGGCAGCCAGTGACTTCTGACGAAGTTCGCAAGTCTTTAGACTTCATGGTCGAAGTAGGCTTGCTAAAACAAAAATCAGAAAATGAGTATGTTCAGGTAGATAAGGCTTTGGTGTCAAACTCTGAAGCCATGCCTGTTGCTGTTCGATCAATGCATCGAGAAATGGCTGGCTATGCCCAAAAGGCTATTGATGAATTTGACGTGAATGAGAGAAACTTTACTGGTGTCACCATGGGCATTGATCGTAGTAGCTATGAACAGATTGTTCGTGAACTGGAATCCTGCCGCAGAAAGATTGTGGCCATTGCAAATTCAAGCCAAAAGCCGGATCGGGTTTATCGTGTGAACTTGCAGCTGTTTCCGTTGACGAAAGGGGAGAGGTAA